A genomic region of Populus nigra chromosome 11, ddPopNigr1.1, whole genome shotgun sequence contains the following coding sequences:
- the LOC133668096 gene encoding uncharacterized protein LOC133668096 — protein MGRLNVDIDDVVLEKAPKNAKYTSPTIQKEILHILTNKVRKKICEEVRDAKFCILVDEAKDASNKEQMAIILRFVDIQGFVRERFFSIVHVSNTTSSTLKKEICDVLARYNLHIFNMRGQGYDGASNMRGAWNGLQPLFLRDCPYVYYVHCFAHRQKLALVAAAGNEISIWLFFSKLTTIINLICSSPKRHIELHYAQAIENAHIVATGERETGKGANQIGNLHQSGTTRWSSHFDSICSLIDMYGATIIVLESIVQEGSSNSIRGEAGGCLIVMKSFEFIFILYLMHKIMEITDLFCRALQQKSIDILNAMDLVSITKALLQILRDAGFDLLLTNVQFVCTKYEIDIPHMNASYKKATGRSCQQQGLVTVYQHYHYDIFNSIIDFQLEELNSRFSDGTVELLGQDRHNPD, from the coding sequence ATGGGGAGACTGAATGTTGACATTGATGATGTTGTCTTAGAAAAAGCTCCGAAAAATGCAAAGTATACCTCGCCAACTATTCAAAAAGAGATTTTGCACATTCTTACGAACAAAGTGAGGAAAAAGATTTGTGAAGAAGTTAGAGATGCAAAGTTTTGTATTTTGGTTGACGAAGCCAAAGATGCatcaaataaagaacaaatggcTATTATTTTGAGATTTGTTGACATTCAGGGTTTTGTACGAGAGCGTTTTTTTAGTATTGTGCATGTTTCAAATACTACTTCTTCAacacttaaaaaagaaatttgtgaTGTGCTCGCTCGATATAACTTGCATATTTTCAATATGCGAGGTCAAGGGTACGATGGTGCTAGCAATATGCGTGGCGCATGGAATGGGCTACAACCTCTATTTCTCAGAGATTGTCCTTATGTATATTATGTACATTGTTTTGCTCACCGACAAAAATTGGCATTAGTTGCAGCAGCTGGAAATGAGAtttctatttggttatttttctcaaaattgacAACCATTATCAACCTTATTTGTTCTTCTCCCAAACGTCATATTGAGTTACATTATGCTCAGGCTATAGAAAATGCACATATAGTAGCTACTGGAGAACGTGAGACTGGTAAAGGGGCTAATCAAATTGGTAATTTACATCAAAGTGGAACTACTCGCTGGAGCTCTCATTTTGATTCTATTTGCAGCTTAATAGATATGTATGGTGCAACTATTATTGTGCTTGAAAGTATAGTTCAAGAAGGATCTTCTAATTCTATACGTGGAGAAGCTGGTGGTTGTTTGATTGTGatgaaatcttttgaatttatatttatcttatatttgATGCATAAAATAATGGAGATTACTGATTTATTTTGTCGAGCTTTGCAGCAAAAATCTATTGACATCTTAAATGCAATGGATCTTGTATCAATTACTAAAGCATTGCTTCAAATTTTGAGAGATGCCGGATTTGATCTTCTCCTTACAAATGTGCAATTTGTTTGCACAAAATATGAGATTGACATACCACATATGAATGCTTCGTATAAAAAGGCTACAGGTCGTTCATGTCAACAACAAGGTTTAGTGACAGTTTACCAGCATtatcattatgatatatttaactcAATAATAGATTTTCAGTTGGAAGAATTAAATTCTAGATTCAGTGATGGGACAGTGGAACTCCTTGGTCAGGATAGGCATAACCCTGATTag